A genomic window from Fibrobacterota bacterium includes:
- a CDS encoding ABC transporter substrate-binding protein → MRASKISLGLAAVAAAAFFSGCKPPTGKIARTEALYLAGSQWGDPSTFNPLAESWQPAWPVNDRFNLMYETMVSYNSLTGKVEPGLGTLVSRSNDSVVVDLNPAAKWSDGKPVTSTDVKFVFDLGRRFKEAASGYAVEFIAEIKVASVDNGGIKTERLTFIVDKKQRNNPLAILDLLQAIRIAPSHVFEPLIASAGNKLDSVKKMKIDSAPVVSGPYNLKSYSSEKIVLERRDDYWGNKALHNGEMPAPKYIIHPIFKSNDAFAIGLQQGTIDASMTFIPLIGDQKQFKVGTWLEKEPYYLPGAIPMMIFNVTREPMNDKNFRRAFAAAIDHDKIRKLAVSGYSVDMRPGLVMPTVLEGKFFDSAEAAKHSVAPGIESAKKILAEAGYKAVRKPDGTLDYTTDKAGKKLKTLFITSPTGWSDWEAMVRLAVASLREAGIDVREGFVDASQYWPAKSSGKFDLLMDKPAAVITPSLPWSRFDAVMSSRNWQPSETGSMNQNQGRYNQPGVPSYNAKVDSLLNIIPLTTDSVALRNAYVQLNNIFLDDQPAVPLVYLPEQFYQFSEKTWTNWPTEKNAYGPAQLPWVSAGINTLWKLKLAK, encoded by the coding sequence ATGAGAGCTAGCAAGATTTCTCTGGGCCTTGCCGCGGTGGCGGCAGCCGCCTTCTTCTCCGGTTGCAAGCCTCCCACCGGCAAGATCGCGCGCACCGAAGCTCTCTACTTGGCAGGTTCCCAATGGGGTGATCCTTCCACGTTCAATCCTCTCGCCGAATCCTGGCAGCCCGCCTGGCCGGTCAACGACCGTTTCAACCTGATGTACGAGACCATGGTCTCCTACAACTCGCTCACCGGCAAGGTCGAGCCCGGCCTGGGAACGCTCGTCAGCCGCAGCAACGACAGCGTCGTGGTGGACCTCAACCCCGCCGCCAAGTGGAGCGACGGCAAGCCCGTCACCAGCACCGACGTCAAGTTCGTGTTCGATCTCGGTCGCCGCTTCAAGGAAGCCGCCTCCGGCTACGCGGTTGAATTCATCGCCGAAATCAAGGTCGCTTCCGTGGACAACGGCGGCATCAAGACCGAGCGTCTGACATTTATTGTCGACAAGAAGCAGCGCAACAATCCGCTGGCCATCCTGGACCTCCTCCAGGCCATCCGCATCGCCCCCTCCCACGTCTTCGAACCTCTCATCGCTTCGGCCGGCAACAAGCTGGACTCCGTCAAGAAGATGAAGATCGACAGCGCTCCCGTGGTTTCGGGTCCGTACAACCTCAAGAGCTACTCCTCCGAGAAGATCGTTCTCGAACGCCGCGACGACTACTGGGGCAACAAGGCCTTGCACAACGGCGAAATGCCTGCCCCCAAGTACATCATCCACCCGATCTTCAAGAGCAACGACGCCTTCGCGATCGGCCTGCAGCAGGGCACCATCGACGCATCGATGACCTTCATCCCGCTCATCGGCGACCAGAAGCAGTTCAAGGTGGGAACCTGGCTGGAGAAGGAGCCTTACTACCTCCCCGGCGCGATCCCCATGATGATCTTCAACGTCACGCGCGAACCGATGAACGACAAGAACTTCCGTCGTGCCTTCGCCGCCGCGATCGACCACGACAAGATCCGCAAGCTCGCCGTTTCCGGCTACTCCGTGGACATGCGCCCCGGATTGGTCATGCCCACCGTGCTGGAAGGCAAGTTCTTCGACTCCGCCGAAGCCGCCAAGCACTCCGTGGCTCCCGGCATCGAATCGGCCAAGAAGATCCTTGCCGAGGCCGGTTACAAGGCCGTGCGCAAGCCGGACGGCACCCTGGACTACACCACCGACAAGGCTGGCAAGAAGCTCAAGACCCTGTTCATCACTTCGCCCACCGGTTGGTCCGACTGGGAAGCCATGGTCCGTCTGGCCGTCGCCAGCCTGCGTGAAGCCGGCATCGACGTGCGCGAAGGTTTCGTGGACGCCAGCCAGTACTGGCCTGCCAAGTCCTCCGGCAAGTTCGACCTGCTGATGGACAAGCCCGCCGCCGTCATCACCCCCTCCCTTCCTTGGAGCCGTTTCGACGCGGTGATGTCCAGCCGCAACTGGCAGCCCTCCGAGACCGGCAGCATGAACCAGAACCAGGGCCGGTACAACCAGCCCGGCGTTCCCAGCTACAACGCCAAGGTCGACAGCCTCCTGAACATCATTCCCCTGACGACGGATTCTGTCGCCCTGCGCAATGCCTATGTCCAGCTCAACAACATCTTCCTGGACGACCAGCCCGCCGTTCCGCTGGTCTATCTGCCCGAGCAGTTCTACCAGTTCAGCGAAAAGACCTGGACCAACTGGCCCACCGAGAAGAACGCGTACGGTCCCGCCCAGCTGCCTTGGGTCAGTGCCGGCATCAACACGCTCTGGAAGCTCAAGCTCGCCAAGTAA
- a CDS encoding NUDIX hydrolase has protein sequence MTSSHENGRRRDPEDDSPVWENRIKIGPWTQISRAVTYNNPWIRVEHHEVQDPSGRQGVYGVVHFKNRALACVPLHEDGTVTLVGQHRYPLDLWTWEIPEGGGRPDADPLDEMKRELMEEAGLSASEWIHLGLIHTSNSVCDETAHLWLARGLTEGSLDRESTEGDMKLMRVPFAEAVAMALDGRITDALTVAALFRASWWLASPASQS, from the coding sequence ATGACCAGCAGTCATGAAAACGGTCGCCGACGCGATCCCGAGGATGATTCTCCTGTTTGGGAAAATCGCATCAAGATCGGGCCCTGGACCCAAATCTCGCGCGCGGTGACCTACAACAACCCCTGGATCCGCGTGGAACACCACGAAGTCCAGGACCCGAGCGGTCGGCAGGGCGTTTACGGTGTGGTGCATTTCAAGAATCGCGCCTTGGCGTGCGTCCCGCTCCACGAGGACGGGACCGTCACGCTGGTGGGGCAGCACCGCTACCCGTTGGATCTGTGGACCTGGGAAATCCCCGAAGGGGGAGGCCGACCTGACGCCGATCCGCTGGACGAGATGAAGCGCGAGTTGATGGAAGAGGCCGGGCTTTCCGCCTCCGAATGGATCCATCTCGGATTGATCCATACCTCGAACTCCGTCTGCGACGAGACTGCCCATCTGTGGCTGGCCCGCGGTCTGACCGAGGGGAGCCTGGACCGGGAATCGACCGAAGGTGACATGAAACTGATGCGTGTGCCCTTTGCCGAGGCGGTTGCCATGGCCTTGGATGGCCGAATCACCGATGCTTTGACCGTGGCAGCGCTGTTTCGCGCCAGCTGGTGGTTGGCATCGCCCGCTTCCCAATCCTGA
- a CDS encoding DUF1957 domain-containing protein, producing the protein MAKGYLGLFLHAHLPFVRHPENARHLEEDWLFEAITETYIPLLDVFNRLDAEGVQFRLAMSITPPLAEMLADPLLRQRYLEHLDHLIELSEKELRRTQFVPRFQSLARMYHDKFSWCKRFFGEWYGGDLLAGFRHWQDRGNLEIVTCNATHGFLPALRQNPAAIRAQIRQGVRSHKRHFGRNPNGIWLAECGYYEGLEQELSAAGIGFFFTDTHGILFGQPPPRFGVYAPTITGAGPACFARDPETSRAVWSAETGYPGDPDYREFYRDIGFDLDEEYLHDFQHIPGLRTNTGFKYYRITGKGVAQEPYDPAKAFAKTAVHAADFVANRRKQVDWLSRFMDRPPLIVAPYDAELYGHWWYEGPEFLYHVFKKLHFDQDDLQPIRPSDYLEAHPVNQRQQPAFSTWGHLGYSDVWVNPTNDWIYPHLHAAADRMEEMAKRYPDAWGDYKRALNQMARELYLAQSSDWAFIMRTGTSVEYAVARTKEHLVAFTRLYEILRDGQPVPLDELVALESRDNIFSDVDYRDFL; encoded by the coding sequence GTGGCGAAGGGATATCTTGGGCTGTTTCTGCACGCCCATCTGCCGTTTGTCCGCCACCCTGAAAACGCAAGGCACCTGGAAGAAGACTGGCTGTTCGAAGCCATCACGGAGACCTACATCCCGCTTCTGGACGTGTTCAACCGCCTGGATGCCGAAGGTGTCCAGTTCCGTCTGGCCATGTCCATCACGCCGCCATTGGCGGAGATGCTGGCGGATCCCTTGTTGCGCCAGCGCTACCTGGAGCATCTGGACCATCTGATCGAGCTGTCGGAAAAGGAGCTGCGCCGCACGCAGTTCGTTCCGCGTTTCCAGTCCTTGGCGCGCATGTACCACGACAAGTTCAGCTGGTGCAAGCGGTTCTTCGGGGAATGGTACGGCGGCGATCTGCTTGCCGGATTCCGACACTGGCAGGATCGCGGCAACCTGGAGATCGTCACCTGCAACGCCACCCACGGCTTTCTGCCCGCGTTGCGACAGAATCCGGCAGCCATCCGCGCCCAGATCCGCCAAGGCGTGCGCTCCCACAAGCGCCACTTCGGACGCAACCCCAACGGCATCTGGCTGGCCGAATGCGGCTACTACGAAGGTTTGGAGCAGGAATTGTCCGCGGCCGGGATCGGATTCTTCTTCACCGACACGCATGGCATCCTGTTCGGCCAACCGCCTCCGCGCTTTGGCGTCTATGCGCCCACCATCACCGGTGCGGGGCCGGCGTGCTTCGCGCGCGATCCGGAAACCAGCCGCGCCGTTTGGTCTGCCGAAACCGGCTACCCCGGCGATCCAGACTACCGCGAGTTCTACCGCGACATCGGATTCGATCTGGACGAGGAATACCTCCACGATTTCCAGCACATCCCGGGCCTTCGCACCAACACGGGCTTCAAGTACTACCGCATCACGGGCAAAGGTGTGGCGCAGGAACCGTACGATCCCGCCAAGGCCTTCGCGAAGACCGCCGTCCATGCGGCGGATTTTGTCGCCAACCGCCGCAAGCAGGTGGATTGGCTTTCGCGCTTCATGGACAGGCCCCCGCTGATCGTGGCGCCCTACGACGCGGAGCTCTACGGACACTGGTGGTACGAAGGACCGGAATTCCTCTACCACGTGTTCAAGAAGCTGCACTTCGACCAGGACGATCTCCAACCCATCCGGCCTTCCGACTACCTGGAAGCCCATCCGGTCAACCAGCGCCAGCAGCCGGCCTTCAGCACTTGGGGCCATCTGGGGTATTCCGATGTGTGGGTGAATCCCACCAACGACTGGATCTATCCGCACCTGCACGCGGCCGCCGATCGCATGGAAGAGATGGCCAAGCGCTATCCGGACGCTTGGGGTGATTACAAACGGGCGCTCAACCAGATGGCGCGTGAACTGTATCTCGCGCAGAGCTCCGACTGGGCGTTCATCATGCGCACGGGGACTTCTGTGGAATACGCCGTGGCGCGAACGAAGGAACACTTGGTGGCCTTCACGCGACTGTACGAGATTCTGCGCGATGGACAGCCGGTGCCGCTGGATGAACTGGTTGCCTTGGAAAGCCGTGACAACATCTTCTCCGACGTTGATTATCGGGACTTCCTGTAA
- a CDS encoding DUF4912 domain-containing protein: MARTKASSKVPAVAPLGQRKPKGGRVQKSGQTKSKLLSGELPHEYGVDRLVAIPKDPEWTHLYWELSPQTREAMPNAEGVLRLRGFDTTGLYFDGTNAPVALDIEVAPFARSWYAKLPYQGRVYTFEYGWITPQGEWKGVARSQPVGFEPGMANVGSQEEWISIASDELFRAAAGLGDGEGIQDLIRKLRERSEGSHLMGGAAWLTSWGSGMGRMELAPSSWAPNSAEFLQLPSSWSNSSVGSQVHWSGLSSGEFQPPKNRQKDFWLWVETELVLYGATEPDAQVTLMGRPLQLNPDGTFRVKFPFPHGTELKMDVRAVDRTGEQVREAKPAARRWTD, translated from the coding sequence GTGGCGCGCACCAAGGCCTCCAGCAAGGTCCCCGCGGTGGCGCCCCTGGGCCAGCGCAAGCCGAAGGGCGGCCGGGTGCAGAAGTCCGGGCAGACCAAATCCAAGTTGCTCTCCGGTGAACTTCCGCACGAATACGGAGTGGACCGCCTGGTGGCGATCCCCAAGGATCCTGAGTGGACCCACCTGTATTGGGAGCTTTCTCCGCAAACGCGCGAAGCCATGCCCAATGCGGAAGGCGTCCTGCGCCTGCGCGGGTTCGACACGACAGGCCTTTATTTCGATGGCACCAACGCTCCGGTGGCGCTGGACATCGAAGTCGCTCCGTTCGCCAGGTCGTGGTACGCCAAGCTTCCCTACCAGGGACGTGTGTACACCTTCGAATACGGATGGATCACCCCCCAGGGTGAATGGAAGGGCGTCGCACGCTCCCAGCCGGTCGGGTTCGAGCCCGGCATGGCCAATGTCGGAAGCCAGGAAGAATGGATCTCGATCGCTTCCGACGAACTCTTCCGCGCTGCGGCGGGCCTTGGCGACGGCGAAGGCATCCAGGACCTCATCCGCAAACTGCGCGAACGCAGCGAAGGCTCCCACCTGATGGGCGGGGCCGCCTGGCTCACCTCCTGGGGTTCCGGAATGGGCCGCATGGAACTCGCCCCCAGCTCCTGGGCACCCAATTCCGCGGAATTCCTGCAATTGCCTTCCAGCTGGAGCAATTCCTCGGTGGGCTCGCAAGTCCATTGGTCGGGTCTTTCTTCCGGTGAATTCCAACCGCCCAAGAATCGTCAGAAGGATTTCTGGCTTTGGGTGGAGACAGAACTTGTTCTCTACGGCGCCACGGAGCCGGACGCCCAGGTGACCCTGATGGGCAGGCCCCTGCAGCTCAATCCGGACGGCACGTTCCGCGTCAAGTTCCCCTTCCCGCACGGGACGGAGCTCAAGATGGACGTCCGCGCGGTGGATCGCACCGGCGAACAGGTTCGCGAGGCCAAGCCCGCCGCCCGTCGTTGGACAGACTGA
- a CDS encoding topoisomerase C-terminal repeat-containing protein — MSKKLVIAEKPSVARDIARALGGFTARGKVFEREDLIICSAAGHLVELCMPEDLDKKKYGFWRLDALPIVPPTFPLKASKDDAKFRARRKKTKEEEEDEGGSELLDIIEKEAKRKDVTALINACDAGREGELIFTYIVKFLGVDKPYQRLWLQSMTQSAIKEGFSNLLPSTQKAGLADAAMCRSESDWLVGINATRAFTVRLFGRAGKETANLGRVQTPTLAILVGREREIGNFKPRPYWTAKGIFETSGETYEGMWIREDFRKGEDPDDRADRIWEKALADQIRERCKGKPAKATDKTRESREAPPTLFDLTTLQREANKRFGFSARTTLQAAQALYERHKVLTYPRTDSKCLPEDYPPEVQRILGQLVSPYKALAAKITDPTKAVNAKKIFDNAKISDHFAIVPTGEAPSSALSAVESKIYDLVVRRFLAAFLDTAIWKIVERTTRVGEDAFRTTAKVLSTAGWREAFGKEEEEDVEIGMASRLPGLGGSLDRVLAETVLLEAFETKPPARYNDASLLGAMENAGKLLEDEELAEAMKERGLGTPATRAETIEKLVSARYVTRERKDLLPTAKAMQLVHLLDAIPVPELVSPTLTGDWEHKLLEMEKGRIRRDAFMKEIGTFTESIVQKAKAFDHETGFEESEPFGKCPTCGKPVKEKLKAYECTGCDFKLYKTLSQRLITRPEAEQLLETREIGPLDGFFSFKTRKSFSARVKLTDELKTEFVFEDRAAGPDAAPSQGGPTDLSIGSLHPEFPCPKCLGPTKLRKGRFGPFLSCPRYPECDGIVNFRIVEGAIVPRVPRKKKEE; from the coding sequence TTGAGCAAGAAACTGGTCATCGCCGAAAAACCTTCCGTCGCTCGCGACATCGCTCGCGCTCTGGGTGGATTCACCGCCCGAGGCAAAGTCTTCGAGCGGGAAGACCTGATCATCTGCTCCGCGGCAGGCCATTTGGTCGAGCTGTGCATGCCGGAAGATCTGGACAAGAAGAAGTACGGATTCTGGAGGCTGGACGCCCTTCCGATCGTCCCTCCGACCTTTCCTCTCAAGGCTTCCAAGGACGACGCGAAGTTCCGCGCCCGCCGCAAGAAGACCAAGGAAGAAGAGGAAGACGAGGGCGGCTCGGAGCTTCTGGACATCATCGAGAAGGAAGCCAAACGCAAGGACGTGACGGCTCTGATCAACGCCTGTGACGCGGGTCGCGAAGGCGAATTGATCTTCACGTACATCGTGAAATTCCTGGGAGTGGACAAGCCTTACCAGAGACTTTGGCTCCAATCCATGACCCAGTCGGCGATCAAGGAAGGCTTTTCCAACCTCCTTCCTTCCACGCAAAAGGCGGGATTGGCCGACGCGGCCATGTGCCGTTCTGAATCCGATTGGCTGGTCGGAATCAATGCCACCCGCGCCTTCACGGTGCGGCTATTTGGCCGTGCCGGCAAGGAAACCGCCAATCTGGGCCGCGTGCAAACCCCTACCTTGGCCATTTTGGTGGGCCGGGAACGCGAGATCGGCAATTTCAAGCCGCGTCCCTACTGGACCGCCAAGGGAATCTTCGAGACCAGCGGCGAAACCTACGAGGGCATGTGGATCCGCGAGGACTTCCGGAAGGGAGAGGATCCGGACGACCGCGCCGACCGCATTTGGGAAAAGGCCCTGGCCGACCAGATCCGCGAACGCTGCAAGGGCAAACCTGCCAAGGCCACCGACAAGACCCGGGAAAGCCGCGAGGCCCCTCCCACCCTGTTCGACTTGACCACGCTCCAGCGCGAGGCCAACAAGCGCTTCGGCTTTTCCGCCCGCACCACCCTGCAGGCCGCACAGGCGCTGTATGAACGCCACAAGGTACTGACCTACCCGCGTACCGATTCCAAGTGCCTGCCGGAAGATTATCCTCCCGAAGTGCAGCGGATTTTGGGCCAGCTGGTGAGCCCCTACAAGGCCCTGGCCGCCAAGATCACGGATCCCACCAAGGCGGTCAACGCCAAGAAGATCTTCGACAACGCCAAGATCTCCGACCACTTTGCGATCGTTCCCACCGGCGAAGCCCCTTCCAGTGCGCTTTCCGCCGTGGAATCCAAGATCTACGACCTGGTGGTGAGGCGCTTTCTGGCCGCCTTTTTGGACACCGCCATCTGGAAGATCGTGGAACGCACCACCCGCGTGGGTGAAGACGCCTTCCGGACCACCGCCAAGGTTCTTTCCACGGCCGGTTGGCGCGAAGCCTTCGGCAAGGAAGAAGAAGAAGACGTCGAGATCGGCATGGCCTCGCGCCTGCCCGGCTTGGGGGGATCGCTCGATCGCGTCCTTGCCGAGACGGTGCTCTTGGAAGCCTTCGAGACCAAACCTCCGGCCCGCTACAACGACGCGTCGTTGCTGGGTGCGATGGAAAACGCAGGCAAGTTGCTGGAAGACGAGGAATTGGCCGAAGCCATGAAGGAACGGGGCCTGGGAACTCCCGCCACGCGCGCCGAAACCATCGAAAAACTGGTCAGCGCCCGCTACGTGACCCGTGAGCGCAAGGACCTTTTGCCCACCGCCAAGGCCATGCAATTGGTGCATCTGCTGGATGCGATCCCGGTTCCCGAACTTGTCTCCCCCACTTTGACCGGCGACTGGGAGCACAAGCTGCTGGAAATGGAAAAGGGCCGGATCCGCCGCGACGCCTTCATGAAGGAAATCGGCACGTTCACAGAATCGATCGTGCAAAAGGCCAAGGCCTTCGACCACGAGACCGGATTCGAGGAAAGCGAGCCCTTCGGGAAGTGCCCGACCTGCGGCAAACCCGTCAAGGAAAAGCTGAAGGCCTACGAGTGCACGGGCTGCGACTTCAAGCTCTACAAGACGCTCAGCCAGCGCCTGATCACGCGCCCGGAGGCAGAGCAGCTCCTGGAAACCCGCGAAATCGGGCCTCTGGACGGCTTCTTCAGCTTCAAGACCCGCAAGTCGTTCTCCGCCCGCGTGAAGCTCACCGACGAACTGAAGACAGAATTTGTCTTCGAGGATCGCGCCGCCGGACCGGATGCGGCTCCCAGCCAGGGTGGCCCCACGGACTTGTCCATCGGATCCTTGCATCCCGAGTTTCCCTGCCCCAAGTGCCTCGGGCCCACCAAGCTGCGCAAAGGCCGGTTCGGGCCGTTCCTGTCCTGCCCGCGCTATCCGGAATGCGACGGTATCGTGAACTTCCGCATCGTGGAAGGAGCGATCGTCCCCCGGGTTCCCCGCAAGAAAAAAGAGGAGTAA
- a CDS encoding NUDIX hydrolase has product MDTVAWQGRWLEVVNRDGWEFVRRRRATGVVGVIAATPAGELLLVRQHRRPVGVETIELPAGLVGDEGEAEDPLVAAGRELEEETGWKAGKLTFLCHAPSSAGLTSETLQLVLAEDLVRTGEGGGIPGEESIQVESIPLSKVSQWLSDRIAAGSLVDAKIWAALWFLGVPRF; this is encoded by the coding sequence ATGGACACGGTCGCCTGGCAAGGACGTTGGCTGGAAGTGGTGAACCGTGATGGCTGGGAGTTCGTACGCAGGCGACGCGCCACCGGCGTGGTGGGCGTGATCGCCGCGACCCCCGCAGGCGAACTTTTGCTGGTTCGCCAGCACCGGCGCCCGGTGGGAGTGGAAACCATCGAGCTTCCCGCGGGGCTGGTGGGCGACGAAGGCGAAGCGGAAGACCCCTTGGTGGCTGCCGGACGCGAACTGGAAGAGGAAACTGGCTGGAAGGCGGGGAAACTCACCTTCCTCTGCCACGCGCCTTCTTCCGCTGGTTTGACCAGCGAAACCCTGCAGTTGGTGCTGGCGGAAGACCTTGTCCGCACCGGAGAGGGCGGCGGGATCCCCGGCGAAGAATCCATCCAGGTGGAATCCATTCCGCTTTCCAAAGTGTCCCAGTGGCTTTCCGATCGGATCGCGGCAGGCTCGCTGGTGGACGCGAAGATCTGGGCTGCCCTTTGGTTTTTGGGGGTCCCCCGGTTCTGA
- a CDS encoding DUF1015 family protein, translating to MSAIAPFAGLRYDSSRTGQDLVGLVCPPLFTLGPSRRKALFQRHPWNWIRVESGSDDPEIEPGPTVSDHSIEILNRWREEGVMATDPVSLYPCSEKFTATVGGIDDRFDRKGFFASVDPGKVSGLSTNATAGVRRPEVVLHEIPTSVLEDLGIWSAPIVSRFLDDESVERTVHRLDDPKQIHEIQRVLSESRLVHLEGSSSGSGPLLCYLVSVDDPGLILPPIHRIYRELAIQPGAFLKSLSEIFEVEELPYLGADGAESLLSTVRDTHHGFVFRWRNSDTMIFARAPLGSFGPFPGMGKQHSELDATILEMVVEGRVLGLPAPSKRMVASIAESTEGHLAMDFLDSDPHSSLAVLANPPSARAWFELASAPEAPRVRPMLFPAICSGLVALPPEP from the coding sequence ATGAGCGCTATCGCACCCTTCGCAGGTCTCAGATACGATTCGTCGCGAACCGGACAAGATCTGGTGGGGTTGGTGTGTCCGCCGCTTTTCACCTTGGGGCCCAGCAGGCGCAAGGCGTTGTTCCAGCGACACCCTTGGAACTGGATCCGCGTGGAATCGGGCTCGGATGATCCGGAAATCGAACCGGGACCCACCGTTTCCGACCATTCCATCGAGATCCTGAACCGATGGCGGGAAGAAGGGGTCATGGCGACAGATCCTGTCTCCCTCTACCCGTGCTCGGAAAAATTCACGGCCACCGTCGGAGGAATCGACGATCGCTTCGACCGCAAGGGGTTTTTCGCCTCCGTCGATCCGGGCAAGGTATCGGGCCTCTCCACGAACGCGACCGCAGGCGTGCGGCGTCCCGAGGTCGTTCTCCACGAAATCCCGACATCGGTGCTCGAAGATTTGGGAATCTGGTCGGCCCCCATCGTTTCGCGCTTCCTCGACGACGAGTCGGTGGAACGGACGGTCCATCGGCTGGACGATCCGAAGCAGATCCACGAGATCCAGCGCGTCCTCTCCGAGTCCCGTCTGGTGCATCTCGAGGGTTCCTCCAGCGGTAGCGGCCCCCTGCTTTGCTACTTGGTTTCGGTGGACGATCCCGGTCTCATTCTTCCACCCATCCACCGGATCTACCGCGAGCTGGCGATCCAACCTGGCGCCTTCCTCAAATCGCTCTCGGAAATTTTCGAGGTCGAGGAGCTCCCCTATCTGGGCGCCGACGGGGCCGAATCGTTGCTGTCCACGGTGCGGGACACCCACCACGGATTTGTTTTCCGCTGGCGCAACAGCGACACCATGATCTTCGCGCGCGCTCCCTTGGGTTCGTTCGGGCCATTCCCGGGCATGGGCAAGCAACACTCGGAACTCGACGCCACCATCCTGGAAATGGTCGTGGAAGGCCGCGTTCTGGGCCTCCCGGCGCCATCCAAGCGCATGGTCGCCTCCATCGCCGAATCCACGGAAGGACACTTGGCGATGGACTTTTTGGATTCCGATCCGCACAGTTCGCTCGCGGTGCTGGCCAATCCACCCAGCGCCCGCGCTTGGTTCGAACTGGCCAGCGCCCCGGAAGCCCCTCGCGTGCGGCCCATGCTGTTTCCCGCCATCTGCTCGGGCCTGGTAGCCCTTCCGCCCGAGCCCTAG
- the trxB gene encoding thioredoxin-disulfide reductase produces the protein MLDLSRIEGETMERVIVVGSGPAGLTASLYAARADLKPLCIEGWQPLGLLMTTTEVENFPGFPEGVMGPELMMKMREQAEKFGTRFITENASKLDLTGEIKKVWVGETLYESRTVILATGASSVKVGIPSEEEYLYGKGISTCATCDGAFYKKLTVAVIGGGDSAMEEANFLTNFASKVYLIHRRDEFRASKIMVERAKANPKIELVTPYTIDEFVGDGKLLRSIRVKHAQTGELRSLEVDGAFVAIGHKPNTELFADQVELDEKGYVKCQGRSQKTSAAGVFAAGDLQDTTYKQAITSAGSGCVAALDAQHYLEHHGW, from the coding sequence ATGCTCGACCTATCTCGCATCGAAGGAGAAACCATGGAACGTGTCATCGTCGTCGGATCCGGACCTGCCGGACTCACCGCCTCCCTGTACGCCGCCCGAGCGGACCTGAAACCTTTGTGCATCGAGGGTTGGCAGCCCCTGGGACTTCTGATGACCACCACCGAGGTGGAAAATTTCCCAGGCTTCCCGGAAGGTGTGATGGGACCGGAGCTCATGATGAAAATGCGCGAGCAGGCCGAAAAATTCGGCACTCGCTTCATCACAGAGAACGCTTCCAAGCTGGATTTGACAGGTGAAATCAAAAAAGTCTGGGTAGGCGAAACCCTTTACGAATCCCGGACTGTCATCTTGGCCACGGGTGCCAGCTCCGTGAAGGTGGGCATCCCCTCGGAAGAGGAATACCTCTACGGCAAGGGAATCAGCACCTGTGCCACCTGCGACGGCGCCTTCTACAAGAAGCTCACCGTGGCCGTGATCGGTGGCGGCGACAGCGCCATGGAGGAGGCCAACTTCCTCACGAACTTCGCCAGCAAGGTGTACCTGATCCACCGCCGGGACGAGTTCCGCGCCTCCAAGATCATGGTGGAGCGCGCCAAGGCCAATCCGAAGATCGAACTGGTCACCCCGTACACGATCGACGAGTTCGTGGGCGACGGCAAGCTGTTGCGCTCGATCCGCGTCAAGCACGCCCAGACCGGCGAGCTGCGCTCGCTGGAGGTGGACGGCGCGTTCGTGGCCATCGGCCACAAGCCCAACACCGAGCTGTTCGCCGACCAGGTGGAACTGGACGAAAAGGGCTACGTCAAGTGCCAGGGACGCAGTCAGAAAACGTCCGCAGCGGGCGTGTTCGCGGCGGGCGACCTGCAGGACACCACCTACAAGCAGGCCATCACCAGCGCGGGATCCGGCTGTGTGGCGGCGTTGGACGCCCAACATTACCTAGAGCACCACGGCTGGTAG
- a CDS encoding NINE protein, protein MEDQTATIPTTPKPLPPGIDKTALVLITLFLGGVGGHKFYLRKYGQGVLYALFSWTLIPSLIAFIELIVYLSKSQSELDERYPGVKGNAAAVAVAIGGGFFLVVIIGILAALAIPRFLGATDKARAAECKPILKQIATLEQAHQQLTGNLSTNLDSLGATIPSNASFEYRVELVDADRFVVKAILLRPLGKAQIGEEVTYSIDDGLSASGELGALLSEPTRTYHHDDD, encoded by the coding sequence GTGGAAGACCAGACCGCCACCATCCCCACCACCCCCAAGCCGCTCCCACCGGGGATCGACAAAACCGCCTTGGTTTTGATCACCTTGTTCCTGGGTGGCGTCGGTGGGCACAAGTTCTACTTGCGCAAATACGGGCAAGGCGTTCTCTACGCGCTGTTTTCCTGGACGCTGATTCCCAGCCTGATCGCTTTCATCGAGCTGATCGTCTATCTCTCCAAGTCCCAATCCGAACTCGACGAGCGCTATCCCGGCGTCAAGGGCAACGCCGCCGCGGTCGCCGTGGCCATCGGCGGAGGATTTTTCCTGGTGGTGATCATAGGGATCTTGGCCGCGTTGGCGATTCCCCGGTTCCTGGGTGCCACGGACAAGGCCCGGGCAGCGGAGTGCAAGCCGATCCTCAAACAGATCGCCACATTGGAACAGGCCCATCAACAGCTGACGGGCAACCTGTCCACCAATCTCGACTCGCTCGGGGCAACCATTCCCAGCAATGCGAGTTTTGAATACCGGGTCGAGCTGGTCGATGCGGACCGGTTCGTGGTGAAGGCCATCCTTTTGCGGCCTTTGGGGAAGGCGCAGATCGGCGAGGAAGTCACCTATAGCATTGACGATGGACTTTCCGCCTCGGGAGAGCTCGGCGCCCTCCTGTCCGAACCCACCAGGACTTACCACCACGACGACGAT